The Sabethes cyaneus chromosome 1, idSabCyanKW18_F2, whole genome shotgun sequence DNA segment AACAGACCTATTTTTGTGTAGTTCGGTATTTTACTTTACCGagactttattttggaattaAGTATGTAGGAATTAATGCTTTCTGGTCAATGGTTTTCTGCATGGTTATTGGTGctttctggggtttggttttcTAGGAAAAAAAGCTTCGGCGTTTTATTTTCTGGGGAATAGTTTTCGGAGAATTGTTATACAATCGTAAAATgactttatgccaaatgggcgCCCCCCGGTTATTACGGATTTCAACTGCAAAATTAATATCAATTTTTGGGTGTAAAACTACTCAGATCCTTTGTATGTAATTCCAACAAATTtaggtaaaaatatttaagaGTGTAGTTTTTTTATAAGACTTATCGATGTTATCGATAAGCTTTAAAACTCCCATCCGTAATGTTTACCAAAAAATGACGCGAATCCGAAAGCAAACCAGCAAACGCGAACGCCGTCGGCAAATAAGAAATTAATAATCGACAGAACTAAGAAATTTCAATACATGTTGTAAGTGTTTTTGCTACGTGAATTTTGCAGTGCTCGACGATTAGAACGTGACTGTTTGTGTAAGTAAACTTTATTGGCTGCTGTCTAGAAGATTAGAACTCCACAACATCCATCACCGGACACCAGGAATGAATTAGACACGCTTGTTTTGTGAAATTTAGCGATCGAAATATTTGTTGATCTGTTGCGTATGAGTTCCTACGTACTGCGGAATCGTAGCGTAGCAAGAGATTCTACTTCATCGAAAGTAGAAGAATCAAGTACAGTTAAGGCAAAAGTGACAACAGGACTAAATTCAATGGATGTGGAAAGTGAACCGTACAGTGGGGGGGAAGAGACAATAATGATGGAATTGGTAAACGGAGAAGCCTCAATGGACATCGTTGATGGAGGCGATGACACAAAAGCGGACCCACTGCAGCAAGCAACCGCCAACGGTGCAGCCTCCAGTTCCAAGTAAATACCATTTTAAACTTTGCCCgaagcatttgaaaaaaaaaattaatgttacAATTTTTACAGAACCCTTTACAACCAGAAAAGAAACAAAGTATCTGGTGAATGGTCCAGGGACAACACTTCGAAGCTTATCAGAGCAGTCCGTAGCAACGTTCAGCTGTGGAATCCAGCCGTGGCAGAATATCGAAACCGAAGTCGGCGGAACGACACTTGGCACCAAATTGCAAAGAGCACTTTCAACGGATACTACCAAGCATCGGAGTTGGCTGCAAAATGGACCAATTTGCGAATACAGTTCAAAGCGTACCATGCCAAACGTGGAAAAGCGAAGTTGGATCCAGCGGAGGTTTCGTGGTACCACTACCAGACAATGCTGTTTATTACCACGGCGGAAGATGGACAAAAGCCAGGCTCAACGGTTAAAGTGGTTAGTCTtgttgaatatattttggtatttttttctAACTAAGTTTATCATTATTAATTCGACGGCAACAGGAGAAGCGCCAACAAGATGAACCTGCTCATGTTCACACAAACGTTAAAATAAGTCCGGAAAAACGCAGTAGGCAAATGACTAGCGAATCGAATGAGCGATTTGACGAGCGGCTATCGGTTGACATGGAACGCAGCAGACAAACGATTCGTGAGTCGAAAGACCGAAGCGCCGAGCGCCGACCGGTTACCATAGAGCGCAGTGGTGAACGAATGTTGCTTAGCAGCGAGTCGAACCAACGGATCGAAGAAGGCCGGTACGTTGCGATAGACAGTGTGCAGGCCGCCATTGCAAAGCTCAACGAAAACGACAGTTATCAAGTGTTCGGCAATTACGTTGCAGCGGAGCTGAGGAAACTTCCGCGAAGACAGGCAAATTTCATCCAACGGAAGCTGAATCGAACGCTGCTGGATCTGCTGGATGCAAACGATTCCGAATCTCCGTATCCAAGCGAAGACGGTAGTCTGCCGGCTAGCTTGTGAAAGTAATGTCGCAGCTCTAAAGAGCTGGATTTATTATAGTTTGTAAGTGTAAAACGTGTTTTTTacgaaaagtttaaaaaatacgaccGACCGAATCGAAGTGTCACATTCAGGCAAAAGTTttagtgcaaataaaagtgGAAGTCACCGACAGGTATGTTTCAaatttagaattattttgaaaaaaataagaaaatgatAGGAtctaaataaaacttttttcaatatgacaaaattaaGACATTTTTGCTGTATGGAGGTACTGCAAACTCAGTCAACTTGGCGGAAGTAAATATTTGTCCTGCAATTGTTGGGTAGTGGCTTTTTCCAGTGATGTTAGGCTCTTCTTACGAGCGAACTGTGCAGGACTTGTGTCACATGcctgcccataaacgcataacagtcccatctgacttttcacagtcacagtagtagaaacctatcaataagcatctgttttttggaaatcCCTGGATCGATTCGTctgcaacaactaccaaacgTGAGATTTTATGACCTGGAAGAACACTATAGAGGGGAATTTGGATAGGATGTACGGTTTCGaagtgggaacaagttccggaacttgaacatagaagcacctgtGACACACACACAACCCCATCATGTGACATCTATAAGTACACGAATTTGCAAATCTTGACTATTGGTAGTCACATTAAGTGTTCGAGACGTCATTGGTCGCATCTAACCATATCCGTGAATATTCCGGATACCTCTTCGGGGaacagtttctgaatttaactaaaatacaacatgtgacttctctaagtcggtactcgaaattgcaaaactagttcgaaatagttcatttgttatCATATATAGTGTCCACaatcacattggtcatactcggacacgttctgtgactgttccggacacacaggaaagcgatTAGCTTCTGTGTCgaacaaaccccatcatgcgacccgactataaactcaagataacaaattaggtacaaataaaaggagaaaaggcacggaagagatttgagtcaaaacggacattttgaacaattgaattgaacgatcACGTGAATTAtgaaaacaacaacgacacgtggtcttgaaaatactgccgagacaccggcaacgcaaggatcaaagcatgctgtgactgttatgcgtttattcttctttattcaagcacaaataaacgcatagggtagatgctccagtaatggagggattatgtcgggggatagtgtataaagacaatttgaacgctcaatttatcagtttccaattgaactacatgataatatggtgcaccatagtgttggctttaaatacataccaaaattataccattctgctggttaatatatctaaaatattgcttttcctgacattagtatgtgctcctaaagtagtggtaatgttcctataatagtggaaaatttgcctataatagtggaatgttgtttaccgccttagcaacgcttgtaatgagcatggcagcaggtggataacaacgtatgcttgttaaaatgctatggattgttacgaatttcttaagcaattgcactctattggactgctgaaaaggaatttgtaatttttgcaccaacatcttgaattttaactgtgtatcttagataaaactgttaacaaatatatatttaacaatagaaaacggaaattatctcgaaatccgccaaaattatgatatatttcgagtttccaccactactggtactaccacaactactggagcatctaccctattagTAATTTCGGCATTTAAGTGATTTTATGGCAATTTGAACGATTTGTTTCAAAAATGGGATCaacattaaagaaaaattgtcgcgatttcaacagcgtttttcgaaGATGCACGTTTTCGTAGATGTCACTGTCTTCCATCTAGGCTGTCTTGAAGAatgaatttcactgcacagtcgtccggcattcttgcgacgtggccggcccaccgtagtctcccaacgtACGATGTAGAATCTCTCGccaagtgtacgatgggaatctctccaagcagtgcctgtagctcatgattcatacgtctccgccactctccgctttccgtttgtactccgccaaaaatagtccgcaacacctttcattcaaatacggctagtgctcGTATGTCCTTCGTAAGCacagttactgtctcaagtccgtagaggactaccggtttgattagcgtgttgtacatcgtcagctttgtgcggcgacgCATGCTtccagatcgaagcatcttgcggagggaaaagtaggctcgatttccagcatgAGTGCGTCGTTgggtctccttactcgtattatttcgGCGGTGAccggagatcccaaatatacgaactcatcaaccaattCCAGTTCATCACTGTAACTCCCACATCTCTCATTTGGTAAACCCGCTCAAACCTCTGTCTAACGATTCAATAGGCAAACATAATCGGTAATCGGATTCTGTCTGCGATGAACGGTTAACACATTGCATTTGTTGATGCCAAGAGTCAAAAAATGCCGGGAGTACCAACTCTGTATACGATCTATAGATATAGATAGAGATCTATAGAGCTGCTAGTATTCGCAATCATTAGTACTGTGTATAATTTCGTATATTTTGACGTCGTCGGCGTGAAATAGGCGACATCCAGATGGTAGTATGTAGTTGGTTGATAAATAGCGAGAACTAAGGAGGTCCAAGATTACGCCCCTGGGGAACACCCGAAACATTCGTCAACACTGCAGAGCGAAAACCTTCGATCTTACCGCAAAGCGATCGGTTTATCAAATACCTAGGATGTGAACCAGGAGATTAAGTATCTGTAGACTTCAAGTTTCTCTAATTTGCTTAGCAAAATTTCGTGATCCACGCaatcaaatgctgccttgagaTCAGTATAGTATATCAACTTGTTCACCGCTGTCCATTGTGCGAATGCATACTGATGCAAATTCGGTAGAATTGTTCGTAACAGACCGCTTAGGATAGAATCCATGCCGAGTTGAGTTATCCATGGACTCTGGAATGCCATCGGGACCAGCAGCATATGAAAGCTTTAACATTTGAAGTGCATACATGACGATTCGTTCACTAATGTGGTATGGACGGAATTTAAAAGCATCACTAGGACAGTCGTTGATGGCAATGGTGACTAGATTAGGTGAGACAGAGCATTCGTTAAACGAATTCATAAAATGTTGGACAAAAAGATCGCACTTTTCAAGTTCAGAGATGGCAGCTTGCTCCCCAGGTGAACGGACACTGGCAGACCTGAATGATACAGAAATCTGTTGGGTTTCCTGTAGTCGTTACTCGCACGGTTGAATTCAAGTTTTGTAAAGTAAGAACGATTCCGGCAATATCTTCGTTGAgctctactgttttacctgactcactgcgaatatgcgtattattgaaataaaacttaaccatacgttttattcgtttataacgcatgtgcaattaatatcgataacaaacgattttttataagttgtgcttttgttattgcatttaatttgtaaaaagttgcatgaataaaaattcagtttcacaatccaattattgcgtactactggcacttgatatataacgtttaagtacgttatttttagtgatcaaaattaacgatattttcgatacaaaggcgatatttttcgaaacctttcgaaccaacacgatcccgcgaacacaacgcatattcgcagtgagtcaggtaacacagtagccctTAGCCGCCTTAGGCTGTGTAGGTGATTATTCGTCCAAGGAGGTTTTGGCGGCAAGTACAAATTCAGTTAGCACGTTCAGGATTGTtcgctaaaaataaataacGGTGTCGTCAATACATACAGCAAAGTTGTATGTATGTAATTGTATGCCAGGCAACGCGATATAGCGGTTCTAATTCCGTCATTCCGGTGTACCataattcccgaaagtatcgtcAAAAATTATGAGATTAAACCGAATGCCCATAGCATGACGAAACGCACGGTTGTAGTCGTCTACGATTAGCTCGGTAACCAGATGTTTCCTCGCAAGGATCACCGGATACCTTGTGTCGAATTGAGTACGCGGTGTAGCTCCGATTCTGCCATCCATCCGCAGCACTTCGAACTCACCCACAGCAGATGATTTCTTGAACAGTACCATCGTCAACAAACTGTTGTTCGCTTTCTTCAGCTCATCCTGTGTTAGGTGTAGAATTCCCGGATCCTCACCCTAAAGTCGAAGTTTTAGATTGTCAATAAATCAGTGCACGTAAGCTACAGCTATTGAAAGACGTCGCTGCCTAAAGAAGCGGTTGACTGCCATAATCCTATTCGAAATAAAATATACTTGGGCTACATAGCACGATGGCCGCTCCTCTGCTCCACGAACTGCTTGTACTGTCGATGATCGGCACGTAGCCATGCTAGGACCATTGCGTAATCAGTGTGCCTCCCTACGACCGATGACATCAAGTGGGTTCCCAAGACCGGTTGCTTGCAGTTCCAAGCGAGGAATCGACAGCGGTTTTAGTGGCGCAACTTTTGTTTTGGCAGCTACTAACGTACATTCCGCTTTACCGCTGGGATTAACTACCCTGAAATAAGCCACAGCGGAGAACGCGACTTCACTTGCATCGACGTAGACGTTGAGGTCAAGAAGTTTGTAGATTTGCGCGTTCGCTTCGACGAAACGTGGACCACGTGAAATCCGCAGGTCCCTGATCTTCGGAAAGACCTCCGTCCATCTGTCGAATTAGCCGTCTTGTACTTTCTTGTCCCACTGTAAGCCAGCTCGCCAAACGTCTTGAAGAAAAATTTTGCCAAGGAGCAGCTAAACACTCAGAAACCTAGTGGGTCGAAGTCATTTTCATGGCGAATTGTAGTTCATCGTTTGCTGTCAGCAACAGCATCCCAAATACTGGATCACTTCCGTCGGTTGGGTTCAGGTAATGGCTCTTGCTATTTTGCGGATCTTCCTCCTTCATCTCTCAACACCTCTGCACTGTTTGATAGTCAGTTTCGAAGCTGCTTGTTTGTCGTCTTCGAAGCTGTCGAGAAACTCGTCGACATGATGGTTCCTTACGATTGCTTTCGCAGCTTGTGGAAAGTGATTCACACACTCCTCGGCATTCTTGTTTTTTACAAACTGTGCCGACGCCGGTGAGCTAATAATAGATTTAAAGGTGGCAACGTCTATTAAGAAAGTTTCCAGGGGTTCTGCTGGGTAGTTCCTCCATAGAAAACATTGCGAAAGACGGTCCTGTTCCCGTATCGATGTCTGGTGGAACATTTCTTTAATGTCTGTCTAAAACTGGCCGAAACGAGATAGCACAGATAGCAGTGATAAGTTTATCTGGTCCTTTGAGCAGCATGTAGTCCCATATCAAACGATTTTTTTCTGGGCATTCGCGGTCGCAGTTCCGTTACTACTCCTAGCCGCACCAAACACGCTTTGCGTCTGCTTGAGACAGTTCACTTTCAGTAGCACGGTGTGCGTAATCTTTCACCTGATACTCAGTCATTTGCTTCCTTAGATTTGCAGCTAATTCGGGATCTCGAACCGCCATACCGTAGCTATCTGGAAACTCAACACGGTCATATCTACCTCCAATGGAAGGTCGTTCCTTCCATAATTCTCCTGACTCACTTGTCGTCTTCGGactctactgtgttacctgactcataacgaatatacgttatatacgggggagggtctcgtaactgACTAACTTTgcggtttttcgtttaattgatcatatattcgaatagagcatacaaatatcaactatataacataagaaattacatgtttactccaaaaataaaagcaagagATTTTataatttcggaaataggggtccgttatgagtcaggtaacacaatAGCTGCGGCGGGGCTTTATCAAATTGCGTAAGTCTTGGTCACATTCACACATTCACATGCATTGGAGTGGAGCGTGTTCGTAGTTTCTCCGTCGCTACCACCAAAAATGCATCAGCCCAATTTGGTTTTTACGGCAATGGGctactttttcttgctttctttCACTTGTAGCGGCACCGCGAGACTTATACcgcttttgtttttgcttaggtccaacCTAGATTCgatctagttccaatcgaacggctgtcaaaacgtttgttttttcactcaggttgaatctagtttcgctctgggttgcaTTTTTCAGACGACGGGTTCGCACTGGGAATTTTGCAGTTTCAATCCCGCTACAAGCAATGCACTGACAAGTGACAAcacgaaaacgtttgtttattctcccaaaaatttttgtttattcagtggtccTATTGGAACTAACTCAGGTTAAAGGTACCCAGGTTTGGGGGCCCTATAACCGCAAAGTTACctagtctgccttgacaagggagtggtcgtgggttcgaatcttagtagaattaggccattcgatgttaacgttaagtgactttagcatgggtttattctcaggtccctccacatccttcctactaaaattctgcatttactaacaaggAAGCCTCTTCCCTCTTGGCAGGGTAAGTTATATGAATGGTActtgcgaatgaagcctcttgttcaaggacaaattatagcttgttccgcttcctggttctaggaacgtgATTGGTATTGCATAAAGTAGTAAGGagcacatacacaccctcactctgtgctgaactctgctttactgaccatgaagcctttagtcggggctggttataaaaatgatacttgctcgaggtgcgaatgaagcctcttgtccaaggacaaattataactattctccgcacttcctggcccTAGAGCTAGATTAGTTGAAAAGcagtaagaagcgtagaaggaaaagaggggtgaaaacactccgacactttaagcacggataataagcaagCAGTTCGCttgcgatactgcaataacaacgaagtgtgGAACAACACCTGAATaagattacaatagatcaaaaactacaaggtatacagccctaagggttgtacgaaatggtgacgtaggactgtgtcataaaatactcattataaatgccgttgctttcgccaccaatagccgtcgatggtaaatactgaccgtccgtcagtgcaattgtgcgatgaatgagcagacggcgaaccaagagtaccattttatagtcactggcactgccgctgctgcttgtaagctagtgaggtggtgggggaaaccatatcggctgctgctgctgctcgaatgattatccgacgctgaatgagcaagcattttccatggaacgttgaaacgttaaccatttagaaaagtgaagaaaaatcttttcattcttcaattactctagttcttataagaactgtttaagaccacaacggcctactgctgaatttgctgcccgtcagccgatttgcttccatttgctgttggtttgcgaaaataaccgccaaaatgccattgggtgcctcgaattgtcatcgaaaatgacattagatgccgcaaaggtccttggatttgcctccaatagccgccaaaaatgctatcgttacctcccgattgctatcgttgttggctccgatcgctggtgtttgccgccaaatgccgttgctttcgccaccaatagccgtcggtggtaaatactgaccgtccgtcagtgcgattgtgcgatgaatgagcagacggcgaaccaagagtaccattttatagtcactggcactgccgctgctgcttgtaagctagtgtaggtggtgggggaaaccatatcggctgctgctgcttaaatgattgtccgacactgattgagcaagctatcgaacaatttcgcatgtctgcgatggggataatgcaaaatgtaatgttaagtgcatcgtgtgggatacacgttggccattgccctctgattccgcttgtctttgggaccggtgttgccgtcaatagccatcgatgttgccgattggattggaaaaggggtgtggcttacaaagtggtctcaaggttatcatttggatccaaatcctttggtgtatctaattgtcgtccgtgcctgtgaagctaggcgataacaagggaaatgtatggaaaaattcgaccttgagtATGTTacgataaaattgctggacattttatctatccaacgacatattaactgttatgtttcgttcagtagtatagtagctattagcgtttgaaatatttcattcaaacgttacacttctatttctcgtttttacaaagtgctacccagtcccagtatagtaaacaaagacgtagtcctacgtcaaaaaatgctggtcgtagtgataatatccacacacaaaaaaaagcaggttaaaaaacaaaaacgctatagaTTATTCAACCCTAATATACACCTtctcgcgcgcttaatggcggctagtggatacagttttcgacaatttttgtttgcttttgg contains these protein-coding regions:
- the LOC128745236 gene encoding uncharacterized protein LOC128745236; translated protein: MSSYVLRNRSVARDSTSSKVEESSTVKAKVTTGLNSMDVESEPYSGGEETIMMELVNGEASMDIVDGGDDTKADPLQQATANGAASSSKTLYNQKRNKVSGEWSRDNTSKLIRAVRSNVQLWNPAVAEYRNRSRRNDTWHQIAKSTFNGYYQASELAAKWTNLRIQFKAYHAKRGKAKLDPAEVSWYHYQTMLFITTAEDGQKPGSTVKVEKRQQDEPAHVHTNVKISPEKRSRQMTSESNERFDERLSVDMERSRQTIRESKDRSAERRPVTIERSGERMLLSSESNQRIEEGRYVAIDSVQAAIAKLNENDSYQVFGNYVAAELRKLPRRQANFIQRKLNRTLLDLLDANDSESPYPSEDGSLPASL